DNA sequence from the Nicotiana tomentosiformis chromosome 3, ASM39032v3, whole genome shotgun sequence genome:
agagaagactccctatgagttacttaaagggagaaacccaaacatatcccatcttagggcatttggatgcaagtgctttgtgcataacaatggtaaagactccctaggtaagtttgatcccagaagtgatgagggagtattcttcacatagcaaagcttataaggtctataacaaaagaactatgtgtgtagaagaaagtgttcatgtggtttttgatgaaactaacattctttctgagaggcaggaacatgatgatgaagcaattgggctagtaagaaactcaaatgaaaccacaacCCAGACTGAATCTGCACTAgaggaaggaacaggtgatgTAACAGAttcttccacccagggcaacatgacaggggggaatagaacaaagaggaaatgattctcaaacttcaagggaacctgtccatgaacccgttccacaacaacaaagcattgaaggaacatcaaggggaaaccagttggttgtataatcttacaagtatcaaagttctcatcccattgagaacataatcactgatccaacctctggaatcaaaaccagatcttcattaaaaaatctttgtgcttttgatgccttcttatctcttattgaacctaaaaatgttgttgaggctttgcaggatgcagactgggtaaatgcaatacaagatgaactcaaccaatttgaaaggagtcaagttttgTATCtcgtaccaagacccaaggacaaatcagtaattggcacaaaatgggtcatCAGAAATAAACTTGATAAAGATGGAACAgtaacaaggaacaaggcaagattggtggttcaaggatatagccaagaggaaGGCATAGACTATGATAAAACCTTTGCTTCAGTtacaaggttggaagcaataagtctcctcatagcctttgctgcttacatggaattcacccttcaccagatgggtgtcaagagtgccttcctcaatggctatctaaaggaagaagtgtttgtcaagcaacatccggggtttgaaagcaaggagagtcctgatcatatgtacaaacttgacaaagcactttatgggctcaagcaggctccaagagcatggtatgaaagattattaaagtttttgcttgagcatgactacaagaggTAAAATTgtcaatactttgttcttgaaagaaaaaggtaaagatctcttggtagttcagatatatgttgatgatataatctttggagcaactactgattagttaagtaaagaatttgctaaactaatggggagtgaatttgaaatgagcatgatgggtgagcttaatttcttattaggcttacaaattaaacaaaattcaaatgaaacTATGATCCATTaacagaagtatgtaaaagagttgcttaaaagttTTAAAATAGAAGATTCCAACGAAATTGACACTCATgttgcaacagctacaaagttggatatagatgaacccgattcatctgttgatcagaagttatataggggaatgattggctcattgttgtatctcactgctagtagacctgacattgttttcagtgtaggcctttgtgtaagatttcaggcaaatccaaaagagtctcacttgactgctgtcaagagaattttgagatatctaaaaggcaccactaatctttgtctatggtatccaaaaggtagtaatttcaatctagtgggatatgttgatactgattatgcaggttttcttgtggatagaaagagcacctcaggtatggcacactttcttggctcatgtcttgtgtttTGGGCTACCAAAAAGTAAAATTCAGTGGcattatctactgctgaagctgagtatgttgttgctgcttcatgttgtgctcaattgttatggatcaaacaataattaatggactttgaaattgatgttggttgtatccccattttttgtgataacactagtgcaattagtatgaccaagaacccggttcatcacaagagaacttagcatatagatgttaggcatcactttttgagggataactatgaaaagggtttgataactgtggaattttgtgctactgacaagcaattaactgacatcttcacaaaagccctaaatagagatcactttgaaaggaacatgttagaattagggatgattaagatcacctaaaaggaccagttAAAAATTcacaattaaaaatatttaaaaaaaaaattggttagaaaatctgtaaattgtgtatataattagattaaattttgcttagtctcatactttcaatagtatactcttgtgccatgtgctaaaatgactcattaatctctaatgatattttctctattttggaaaatttagacttacataagagaattctcagtgaagaacctggttcatcaagattactcggtatgttttctacactctgcataatttgaaataataatatttggatcatgagcaaAGTCCTACCTAATTCCTTTCAAAAGCATTGCACANNNNNNNNNNNNNNNNNNNNNNNNNNNNNNNNNNNNNNNNNNNNNNNNNNNNNNNNNNNNNNNNNNNNNNNNNNNNNNNNNNNNNNNNNNNNNNNNNNNNNNNNNNNNNNNNNNNNNNNNNNNNNNNNNNNNNNNNNNNNNNNNNNNNNNNNNNNNNNNNNNNNNNNNNNNNNNNNNNNNNNNNNNNNNNNNNNNNNNNNATCTCATTAACATTGTGTTCGATGTAATCCTTtcacaaatgcggaagtaaagtatAGTTCTGGTTGTAGGTAACCGCATGTGCAGATGAGTTATAGAATAGGAGAGTTCCATCcaattaattaattttcttttgTAATTGGAATTAGGGGCGGCTCAACGGATCTTGTGGCCTAACGCGAAACCATATTGAGAGGCCCTTAAATATATTCTATAAAACTTTTACACTAACAACAAAATTTGCTttttaaataacaaattaattatttaagacAAAAAatagtgaatttttttttttttaaaactaggAAGAAGAGCACAAAGAATAAAGTGGTGGATTATCGGATGTTGAGGTCCAGAACtcaaagtgaaatttttgatttggctatcatcacaatcaagaaaaagaaataaacgtACATAACATAATAGCTTTAGTTTTGAGCATTGACTGTGTCAAAAATATTTATTCCTTCCGATCGATTTAAACGATAATTGTAGTTCATTCTATTAATTAGTAGCACGTATTggtgaatatctaaaataaattataaataacctAATATAATATGTTGAACTACACTAAAAGAAAAGTGGTGCATGAATACTTTTGTGTTCATGCAGTTTCAGAGAAGATTGTAAAAGAAATTCATTATGTTgtcgatatatataacttaattactatataaaaaagataaaattaaaattgaagagtGAAGCAAATATACTATTTAATGAGTgagaaaattatcataatttatgaaTTTATTGGTATAAAATAACTTcaatcaaataataaaaaaatatattgtaacacttttctttataataattatttatataaattaagtAGTATAGAGTAGTAATAGTAACAATAAGAGTTTAAGGTAAATTTGGGGCCTTCAAATTTTCGGGGCCTAAGGCAATGGCCTCACTGGCCAAGCCTTTAGAGCCGCCCCTGATTGGAATTAATAAGGATTGAACATGTTTTTGACtttaaaaaaattccaaaaacaATGTGACGGAAATAAACATGATAGCTATTTTTACCCTCTATAATTGAAAAGGTTAAAGTTGTTCAATCCCAGAATAAGCAAATGCATGTGCTTTCTAGTGTATTAAGCTATGCTATTAGTACTTAAAAGGTTGCAGAAAAATGCAGATGCATCAACTAACCAATAGGAAGTAATATTTCCAAAAAAGTATATAGCTACGTCCAAAGCAACTTATCTGAGAGTATGGGTGAGATTTTATTTTTGCGCTGGTTTCAAGCACAATATCATAGAAGGGATACTAAAAAAGCACCTAATAGTGTATATAGTAAAGCGTAAAAAAAGAGGGAGGAAATAGCTTTGTGTCTACTGAAGATATGCGTAGATAACTGAACTTTTCAATTCTGGTCCCTTGTGATAAAACTATAGAGAAGCGGGACATAGCCTTCTGTCTGATTGCTCACTTAATCTTCCCAGTCAAATAACACGTATTTTGGAAACTAAATTATTATGAAGAAAGACCTGGAAAGTATTTGATGTTTCTCCGGACATTTATGGTGCTGTCATTTTCTGTAGGATGTTGCTCTGGCGATTGTTTTGATGAGGCCAATTCCTCTTGGTCCAATAATGGAGAAGCTATCGTTGACCCCTGAAAAATATGGAACAAGTCGTAAATTTTATGTCCAGACATTGGATGATCGTGCTCTTTCACCCGATGTCCAAGAAAAGCTTGTGAGGGAAAACACTCCTGAAGGTGTCTTCAAGATCAAAGGCAGTGACCATTGTCCATTCTTTTCCAAGCCACAGTCGCTGCATAAAATTTTGGTTGAGATTGCTCAGATTCCATAGGAATGTACATAAGAAAAGAAGCCAGAGAAGATCTTTTAATTCTTAGGAAAAATAGCTTTTGTTGGTTCTTTTGGAGGCTGTACAATGTGTTCCATGAGCCTGTTGGTTGTATAGAAGAAATTTAGTTAGGTTGTCATGTTCCATGTTCATTTTCATACTTAATTAGTTTCATTCATTTCTTTTAAAGCATGAAATACATTTGGTTATAGTTATCCAACTTGTAATATTCTTCTATCCAACTTGTAAAATGCTATAGAGGCATGGAATTTAAGTCAAAATTAGATGAGGCTCAAGGGATCAAAAGCTTCTTTATGAATTTGGATTTGAATTGAAAAGATTTTGGAAGCAACTTAAGAATGCACAGCATTTCCATGGTATCCTATTACAAAGTATCTACAATTCCATGTGCAATAACAAAGGAAAGCTAAGTAACAGTTGGCCTCTTATTAAAAAACACTACAAACGCCAAAATTCTTTTGGAAGCTAACATAAGGTGTTACTACATATACATTAATAAATGCTCAATCATACATCTACTAGAATAAAGATTTATGGAGCTAGTTGAAATGCTTCGTTTGGCTCCAACATCTCGTAACATGTATCTTCCAATTCCATCCTAGACAACCAATATAACTGCTCTTCATAATCTGCAGCACAACCTTGTTGTCCTTGTCCCTTCTCAAAAGCAGCCACTTCAGAATAGTGTACGTGCACTGAATTATCAGATACCGACTGATCAACATTGAGCATGTCCGTGGCTTCAGCAGGATAAGTCGCCTCTGTAGGTTCCATTGTTGCTGCTAATCGTTCGGCAATATTCACCTCTACATCAACCTCGGGCACATCATATAACATCTGATTTTGTTCGTCGAATTCCTTTCCATCCCATTGATACAAGTCATCAGGCACTTGTAGTTCGGGCACCTCAAAAGTAGTCCCTTCAGTAGGTTCAACACTATTATTCATCACCATTGATTCCACAGCCTCATGTGATTCTTGAAAAGCCATCGTTGCAGAGTagtgttccaaatgtatttgagACATATCAGCCACTTCAGAATATTCAATATGCGCTGTATAAGTCGGCATTGAAGGATCCAAATTGAGCATGCATGTGGCTTCAATAGAATGTTGCCCCCAAGTTGTATAAGTCGCCTCTGGTTCTACTGCTGCTAATGG
Encoded proteins:
- the LOC138906965 gene encoding putative methylesterase 14, chloroplastic, encoding MQESKFLIYGKPTTTGFMFEKEQMHGLYLNQSPAKDVALAIVLMRPIPLGPIMEKLSLTPEKYGTSRKFYVQTLDDRALSPDVQEKLVRENTPEGVFKIKGSDHCPFFSKPQSLHKILVEIAQIP